Proteins from one Ipomoea triloba cultivar NCNSP0323 chromosome 1, ASM357664v1 genomic window:
- the LOC116011327 gene encoding F-box/FBD/LRR-repeat protein At1g13570-like has translation MATKCDSSRDVISELPADVKERILERLPTRDAARTAILSTRWRDVWLGHGRIVVDLDLFQCVERCEGDKSVAFVNMINDILLRHAGPVKKFTLCICLQDLKLQPSDLDRWLLFLSKKWYSGTYNLHTWFGP, from the coding sequence ATGGCTACAAAGTGCGACTCAAGTAGGGATGTAATAAGTGAGCTGCCAGCAGACGTTAAGGAAAGAATTTTGGAGAGGTTACCCACTCGAGACGCTGCAAGAACTGCTATACTCTCGACTAGGTGGAGGGATGTTTGGTTGGGGCACGGGCGGATTGTGGTTGATTTGGACTTGTTTCAGTGTGTCGAAAGATGCGAAGGTGATAAAAGTGTAGCTTTTGTGAACATGATAAATGACATTCTCTTGCGCCATGCTGGACCTGTTAAGAAATTTACTCTATGCATTTGCTTACAAGATCTTAAGCTGCAACCATCTGATTTAGATCGATGGCTTCTATTTCTATCAAAGAAATGGTATTCAGGAACTTACAATCTCCATACCTGGTTCGGACCTTGA